From the genome of Prunus persica cultivar Lovell chromosome G8, Prunus_persica_NCBIv2, whole genome shotgun sequence:
TTTTACAAGAGAAGATGTGGGGTTGGAATTACATTTTATGGCTTTAATGAAATCTCCTGGTCTTGATGGAACGCATGCTTTATTCTACAAGCATTGGGATGTTGTGGGGAATGATATTTGCCAACTCTGTCTGAAGTGCTGATTCCCCAACAGcaccaataaaaaataaaatacaaataagaGTTATGACATTAAATCTCATATTGCAAAGGGGGCACTAGCACGAGCAAAAATGGTTGTTTCAGCTCAGCAACCCCATTATGTTGAGGAGTATGTGGTTGGAAAAGCGCTTTGTAAGTGAAGTGAGTTGAAGCAAGCAGAGTTTGGAAAGTAGCGGAGATATACCCCAAAATCAGAACGGAAAACCTTGATTTTAGTAAATTTTTTCATGTGAAGCGGGCCTCACTAGTAGCGCTCCTCCTTTTTTCAGCTGGCATCAAATCAAAGCTTGACAAAAAGGGGCGCGCTAGCCCATAACCTAGGTGGGTTGGGAAAAGCCCTTTCTATGTTATAAGCCTAAAAAAATTCCTTATTGAAAGCTAAATGGAAGTGATAGTGTTGTTAGGTTTAACCATTCACTAATTGCTCTAAATCTCAATTACTATATCATAgtagtttttctttgttagatCGTGACCGACATTGGTGCCCCCCTCAGGATGGTAATTTAAAACTTAATGTGGATGGTGCTTTGGATTCGAAGGATGGAATTTGGGGTGTGTGTTTGATCATACATGACTCACATGGTGACATGGTGGGCTCAATTGCTATGCATGCCCATAGTCTCTTGTCTGTGCTGGCAACTAAGTTGTATGCTCTCAAAGTTGGTCTCTCTTTTGCCTTAGATGCATCACTTCTGCCTCTAGTAGTTGAATTTGACTACATTACAGTTGCTttcaaaggaagaagatgttTAGCTCCTGAGGGAGTGCTTGTGAAAGAGATTCAGCGTCTCTTGAGGCAATGTCTTCATGTGCTCGTATTGTTTTCCGTACTCCAAACGAAGTGGCGCACAGTATTGCACCTTTTAGTCTTAGTACAGAGGAACTTTGTTTTTCGTTGGATATCAAACCTCTATGAATTCTATATGGCGTCAGGGAGGATTGGCCTCGAGTTGTCTAATTCTTATAGTAGGTGATTGACACTTCTGTTTAGTTAATAGAATGGATGGTACTCTTTTCTATGTGGGGGTTTTATCCCATGTGGTTTTCTCCGagaaggttttaatgaggccacTGTTTTCATATGCTAGTTTTTACCGTATAATATTACTCATGGGTTGAATGAAATACCACTTTCTCTCAAAAAAAGGGGCAACCTAAACcatttttgaaataataaatCATTATCAATCCGTGTTTCAGAGTGCTAAAGGTCcatgtagtttcaattttgtcaattttatccccgtaatttcagttttgtcaattttgttatcATAGTTCAATTCATAGCAATTCAAGCGACATTGTAAAATTCCTCCAAAGAAATGCAAATGTCGATTCACTTGTGATAGCCGTGAGACTTCAATACAATACCTACAGTAGACTTGATTTTTATTCTTAGTTGACTTGACCCTTGTTTTCATCGCCATCACCATGATCAACTTTCTTGGTCTTGAGCATGGCGTTGGCTTGTCTCCACTTATGGTATTTACCAAACAAGACCTCCATTTCTTCGAGGGTTCTGCCCTGTGTTTCCGGAAGCATTGTATAGAAGAAGACCCAAGCCAACACTCCAATTCCCGCGTAAAGAAAGAAGGCCCCGCCAATCGTGATGGCCTTgtacaaggaaagaaaagtcATGGAGACGATGCCACTTATCACCCTGTTAACGGCCACTCCCAAACTGACTCCTTGCGCACGCAGCTTCAGCGGGAAGATCTCAGAGCTATAGACCCATGTGATGGGCCCCAGACCGATAGAGAAAAATGCAACGTTGAATAGCACCATGATGATGCACAATGCGACGGCCCACGGGATTTTGCTGTCGTGATTATCGATGATCGTAAGCGCCGCACCGAGACACACAAGGGAAAATATCATTCCACCCATGCTGGTCAGAAGCAATGGGCGTCGTCCGACCCGATCAAGGAGAAACGTGGCGATAAAGATGAAAATGGTCTTGACGAATCCAACGGCCACGGTTGCCAGTAGCGTGTGCTCGTAAGAGGTGATCCCGGCCTTCGCAAAGATCCTTGGGCTGTACAAAACGACAGAGTCTATGCCCGTGACTTGTTGAAAGAAATGGATACCAAGGGCTGCGATTAAAATGTGAAGAACGGCCGGTGTGGGATGAATCAGTTGTCTCCACACACCTTCGCCGTGGCTTTGTTTCGTGACCGGAACAACGTCGTCGTTTAAGTGCATGGGGATGCCTGCAGCTTCTTTGATGTCTTCTAGCCTGAGTTGAGCCTCTTCCTTGGAAGTTGAGGTTTTGTCGAGCACTCGCTTGGCATCCCCGAGCCGTCCCTGCATGACCAGCCAACGAGGTGACTCGGGCATGGCTAAAACGCCGACGGCAAGAACCACCGCTGGAAGTGCGCCGAGGGCGAGCATGTACCTCCAGCCCAAGTTGGTTGGGAGCTTGGAGAAGGCATAATTGGATACGTACCCCAATAATATGCCAAGATTGACAAACacctagatatatatatatatatatatatatatattttttttttttcaaataaacaaattaatcaattaGTAAAAATTCCACACCTACTGTccgaaaataaatatacatacacaattaatcacaactctttttccttaattaatcttgttttttggtttgattaatctgaaacaaaatatacataaacctttgtagctcaagtggttaaagTAATTACAACTGCAGTTGAGTTCATGTGTTCATATCCCCCTCATCATTATTACTTGTATAaatcaaagggaaaaaaattgaagcaaaataTAAAGCATGAGGTACTTGTGGAATCTAATtaccgaaaaagaaaaaaatatataaagtaaagagacaaataatgaaacaaaacaaacctcTGGGAAAGATGTGAGGAAGCCACGATCCAACGTGGGAGAGATCTCGACAGTGTAGACCGGGGCGATCATGAGACCGTAGCCGACGCCGATTCCAGCGACAAATCGGCCAAACATGAGGAAGGCGTAGCCGGGAGCAAGACCCATGAGGAGAGCTCCGACAAAGAAGATGACTCCAGAGAGGACAACGGTGTACCGGCGACCGATCCAATCAGAGGTTCGGCCGGCCAAGGCGGAGCCGATGAGGGAGTAGATATTTAGAGTGCCCGCAAGGACTGCGATTTCGGTGTCGCTGAGTTTGAGGTCATTTTGGATGAAGATATTCGCCCCACTCATTACACCAATATCTGTgtacacaaaattaatataattaaccCACACTCCAGTACAATTCACGCACTTTTCCCTCAAGGATtgtgattaaaaataataaaacaagcGCCAACTTCATGCTGACTATTTTCGGGGGCTAACAacaattaagaaagaaaaaataaattttatttggcTCATGAATTTTGAAGAACTGAGGGTGTAAAGGATACTTACCATAACCCAATAAGATTGAAGTCGTGCAAGCCAAAATGGCGCAGGCTATAGCGAACTTGTTTGTCTTGGGTTTCTGTGGGGGATCAAAGTCTGCAATACGATGGTCGTTCTGGAGTTGGCCGGAGACAGCACTGTCTTCTACTCTTCGGTCAGCCATTTTGatatttggagagagagagagagagagagagagagtgatcaCTTATCGATAAGCgatgagggagagagagagagagagagagagagagagagagaaagagagagagagaggaagagaatatATAAGCTAACTCTAACCTATAGAAGTTGTATGGTTTCTATCCGTTTGCTGGAGCTGCTGTTGTTTTGGGCTGGTGCCTGcgttggttttatttttggaaacaAATTCTGGTTTCTATTAGTGGCGCCAATCAAATTCTGGTTTCTATTATTGGGGTTGGTTGGTCCTCATGGACCGATCCATTCAGCTTGATCTGTGGCCTTCAGGATAAGTTGCAGCATAACTAACTGCCTTCCacccaataaatatttttgtaaacTCTCCGCTTCCTCgatcgcttgtactaaaaacatatattatcaaaat
Proteins encoded in this window:
- the LOC18766958 gene encoding polyol transporter 5 is translated as MADRRVEDSAVSGQLQNDHRIADFDPPQKPKTNKFAIACAILACTTSILLGYDIGVMSGANIFIQNDLKLSDTEIAVLAGTLNIYSLIGSALAGRTSDWIGRRYTVVLSGVIFFVGALLMGLAPGYAFLMFGRFVAGIGVGYGLMIAPVYTVEISPTLDRGFLTSFPEVFVNLGILLGYVSNYAFSKLPTNLGWRYMLALGALPAVVLAVGVLAMPESPRWLVMQGRLGDAKRVLDKTSTSKEEAQLRLEDIKEAAGIPMHLNDDVVPVTKQSHGEGVWRQLIHPTPAVLHILIAALGIHFFQQVTGIDSVVLYSPRIFAKAGITSYEHTLLATVAVGFVKTIFIFIATFLLDRVGRRPLLLTSMGGMIFSLVCLGAALTIIDNHDSKIPWAVALCIIMVLFNVAFFSIGLGPITWVYSSEIFPLKLRAQGVSLGVAVNRVISGIVSMTFLSLYKAITIGGAFFLYAGIGVLAWVFFYTMLPETQGRTLEEMEVLFGKYHKWRQANAMLKTKKVDHGDGDENKGQVN